The Chryseobacterium aureum genome contains a region encoding:
- a CDS encoding phospholipase effector Tle1 domain-containing protein, with protein MSNVIFGNYTPEYVENNSINVVLGVFFDGTLNNKVNTKERENNTEIYKKNGIKTWSKRQLSEKKDTSYDNGWSNVARMSEACNQDYGIYIEGIGTDDRKEDENGGFAFGSGDTGIRGKVRKGCEEVVKRIKEKLGNKTTVELLTLDAYGFSRGAAAARNFVYEINKRKYDAHKKTYTKRRVSVTFYSDDDGKEIPLKELPPRGHLGLKLKEAGITVERIVVRFLGIYDTVSSYHPNFSVKPNFSNDIEELHLDDITSARKIVHFIAADEHRENFDLTNVAYDTDARGKKQVPVFYGEEKTFPGVHSDIGGSYLSETEWVREIETDWTDKRDLKPLEDRLVAEGWYNREQLSYIGGNAYWALKGVRDLLHTYSYIPLSFMTEKANEAKCDQLSLMKIKKSYDFSKDVLLVRVEKKLREYVFKNGKPYDFRWVSDLDKKYKNDKSNPNYLKELAEQKDLRELRNKYLHWSADRYAIGMDPRSDRKRVVH; from the coding sequence ATGTCAAATGTAATTTTTGGAAATTATACACCTGAATATGTAGAAAATAATTCTATAAATGTTGTTCTGGGAGTTTTCTTTGATGGTACACTTAATAATAAAGTCAATACGAAAGAAAGGGAAAACAATACCGAGATTTATAAAAAAAACGGGATAAAAACCTGGTCCAAAAGACAACTCAGTGAAAAAAAAGACACCAGTTATGATAATGGCTGGAGTAATGTAGCCCGCATGTCAGAAGCCTGTAATCAAGATTATGGAATTTATATTGAAGGAATAGGAACTGACGACCGTAAAGAAGATGAAAATGGAGGCTTTGCATTTGGTAGTGGTGATACCGGTATTCGCGGAAAAGTAAGAAAGGGGTGTGAAGAGGTCGTTAAAAGAATAAAGGAAAAACTGGGCAATAAAACAACTGTTGAGTTGCTGACATTAGATGCTTACGGATTTAGTAGGGGAGCTGCCGCAGCCCGTAACTTTGTCTATGAAATTAACAAGAGAAAATATGATGCTCATAAAAAAACCTATACAAAACGAAGAGTAAGTGTTACCTTTTACAGTGATGATGATGGCAAAGAAATTCCTCTTAAAGAATTACCGCCAAGAGGACATCTGGGCTTAAAACTAAAAGAAGCAGGAATTACTGTGGAAAGAATTGTCGTCCGTTTTTTAGGAATTTATGACACCGTATCATCTTACCATCCCAATTTTTCTGTAAAACCAAACTTCAGTAATGATATAGAAGAACTCCATCTTGATGATATTACCTCAGCAAGAAAAATAGTACACTTTATCGCAGCGGATGAGCACAGGGAAAATTTTGATCTTACCAATGTAGCCTATGATACCGATGCAAGAGGGAAAAAGCAGGTTCCTGTTTTTTATGGCGAGGAAAAAACATTTCCCGGCGTCCATTCTGATATTGGCGGAAGTTATTTATCCGAAACAGAATGGGTAAGAGAAATAGAGACAGACTGGACGGATAAAAGAGATCTTAAACCTCTTGAGGACAGGCTCGTTGCTGAAGGTTGGTATAATAGAGAACAGTTATCTTATATTGGAGGAAATGCATATTGGGCATTAAAAGGAGTAAGAGATTTATTACATACCTACAGCTATATCCCATTGTCTTTTATGACAGAAAAAGCAAACGAAGCAAAATGTGACCAGCTGTCACTCATGAAGATAAAGAAAAGTTATGATTTTTCTAAAGATGTTTTACTGGTTCGTGTAGAAAAGAAGCTGAGGGAATATGTATTTAAAAATGGAAAACCATATGATTTCAGATGGGTTTCCGATTTAGATAAAAAATATAAAAATGACAAAAGCAATCCCAATTATTTAAAAGAATTGGCAGAACAAAAAGATCTAAGAGAATTAAGGAATAAATATCTCCATTGGTCGGCAGACAGATATGCCATAGGAATGGATCCAAGGTCAGACAGAAAAAGGGTGGTACATTAG
- a CDS encoding DUF2931 family protein yields MEEKFKWTGTLSAPNEYPMQAYYGELIADDYQFPFSDIWGIVGGGWGEPGKSGGGTDNPVKVPHTLEFTWYSLVEDKFYAGHWELDTKKITQLFNEGFSQTYFDSLKKGTYDTFVIGLGPKGKLILWLYGNGHQVEVGNFQGKEIKITQAEAYDKFKYVFEPKYREDILSDPGIVKPIVANKIKAEGYPDPNLYETFREKLNWSPKLILPAGSTLEKRNFYIANGERESTLQDNPAATLPSKKRAVPYLFYFQWKNKDGKKESSQIVFTGNQQYIRDANKVYNGTFLPLDFEKTDMYKTFGGLDKETPADIVIDISSGSNAEVYIEQNGQKYPVKQMDKYVIQDK; encoded by the coding sequence ATGGAAGAAAAATTTAAATGGACAGGGACATTATCTGCTCCTAATGAATACCCGATGCAGGCCTATTACGGAGAGCTTATAGCAGATGATTATCAATTCCCATTTTCCGATATCTGGGGAATCGTTGGCGGAGGTTGGGGAGAACCTGGTAAGTCTGGTGGAGGGACAGATAATCCTGTAAAAGTTCCTCATACTTTAGAATTTACCTGGTATTCTCTGGTGGAAGACAAATTTTATGCAGGACATTGGGAGCTGGATACTAAGAAAATTACCCAATTATTTAATGAAGGATTTAGCCAGACTTATTTTGATTCCTTAAAGAAAGGAACCTACGATACCTTTGTGATAGGTTTGGGACCAAAAGGGAAATTGATACTTTGGCTATATGGAAATGGGCATCAGGTGGAAGTAGGAAATTTTCAGGGAAAGGAAATAAAGATTACACAGGCAGAAGCTTATGATAAATTTAAATATGTCTTTGAACCAAAATATAGAGAAGATATCCTCAGTGATCCGGGAATTGTAAAGCCTATTGTGGCCAATAAAATAAAAGCAGAAGGGTATCCGGATCCCAATTTGTATGAAACTTTCAGAGAAAAACTGAACTGGAGTCCTAAGCTTATTTTACCGGCAGGGAGTACTCTTGAGAAAAGAAATTTTTATATAGCTAACGGAGAGCGTGAAAGTACACTGCAGGATAATCCTGCTGCTACTTTACCATCTAAGAAGAGAGCTGTACCTTATCTCTTTTATTTCCAATGGAAAAATAAAGACGGAAAAAAAGAGAGCTCACAGATTGTGTTTACAGGTAATCAGCAATATATAAGAGATGCCAATAAGGTCTATAACGGTACTTTTCTCCCTCTGGACTTTGAAAAAACAGATATGTATAAAACATTTGGCGGATTGGATAAGGAAACACCCGCAGATATTGTGATCGATATAAGCAGTGGGAGCAATGCAGAAGTATACATAGAACAAAATGGTCAAAAGTATCCGGTAAAACAGATGGATAAATATGTAATACAAGATAAATAG
- a CDS encoding type VI secretion system Vgr family protein: protein MSNTPGNSKSTSFRPTQNADGISASHHTGINRLVKLSLVIEGKIIKYYKHFRLKQSTRRHHEFTLTLAHDTLGDRQTHSLEEANKFLGKRLTAVISYKDIDNSPERTFVGVITGVGFSQEHMSLGNIVLTGYSPTILLDGAPHIQSFGGTQPVNVGIIAEEVIKQGIDKSRFDVRVDANNFSQIVYSSQYDETHYNYLARMAEAYGEQFFYDGEVLHFGKLPAQNKPITLTYGSSANDIKVELKAVHTKPQFYGYNSNKNEKLTSGSTPIKHVSDLAKTAYSHNETIYKTPALQMAPIKATTHLDVEYSQKSAAGSEAVNVFSVSGNTTVPFLHPGCVADVQMRKQDSNETSYFTRIMITEAEHEIDTIGHYKGSFVGIAADTGFLPKPEFTIPKAEPQTATVISNTDPEGQGRVQVRFDWQTNDTTHFIRMMSPDAGGTDQITQNRGYVAIPEVGDQVMVNFVHSHPDRPFVMGGMFHGGIALGGGVNNHLKSIQTRSGIRILMNDEEGSVTILDPSGNTYYMDGQGNISMKAPKNFTLNAGDNINITAGKEISIGAGASITSTANDNIVSIAGKDMKLTASGDITETSDTRTEMIEKEFRRQSEISNEIAGEISMFSELENMTMQSGKIVEFNSAEKSKLF from the coding sequence ATGTCCAATACACCTGGAAACTCAAAATCGACGTCTTTTCGTCCGACGCAGAATGCAGATGGTATTTCCGCAAGCCATCATACAGGTATTAACCGTCTGGTAAAGCTTTCTCTTGTTATAGAAGGGAAAATTATCAAATATTATAAGCATTTCAGGCTTAAGCAAAGTACCAGAAGACATCACGAATTTACCCTTACACTGGCACACGATACCCTGGGGGACAGACAGACCCATTCTTTGGAAGAAGCCAATAAATTCCTTGGTAAAAGGCTTACTGCCGTTATTTCTTACAAAGATATAGACAACAGCCCGGAGAGAACCTTTGTAGGAGTAATTACGGGGGTAGGATTCAGCCAGGAGCATATGAGTTTGGGAAATATTGTGCTCACAGGGTACAGTCCTACCATTCTTCTTGACGGAGCACCGCACATTCAGAGCTTTGGAGGTACGCAACCTGTTAACGTAGGAATTATTGCCGAAGAAGTAATCAAACAGGGAATTGATAAAAGCCGGTTTGACGTAAGAGTAGATGCCAATAATTTTTCTCAGATTGTCTACAGCAGCCAGTATGATGAAACCCATTATAATTATCTGGCGAGAATGGCTGAAGCATATGGTGAACAGTTTTTTTATGACGGTGAAGTATTACACTTTGGAAAGCTTCCCGCTCAGAACAAACCTATTACTCTTACCTACGGAAGCAGCGCCAATGATATAAAAGTTGAATTGAAAGCAGTTCATACAAAACCCCAGTTCTATGGGTACAACAGCAATAAAAACGAAAAATTGACTTCCGGTTCCACACCCATCAAACACGTAAGTGACCTGGCGAAAACAGCCTACAGTCACAACGAAACTATTTATAAAACACCGGCTTTACAGATGGCTCCCATCAAAGCCACTACCCACCTTGATGTGGAATATTCTCAGAAAAGCGCCGCCGGAAGTGAAGCCGTGAATGTCTTTTCCGTATCAGGAAATACAACAGTTCCCTTCCTGCATCCGGGCTGCGTTGCAGATGTCCAGATGCGCAAGCAGGATTCTAATGAAACCTCCTATTTCACAAGAATCATGATTACAGAAGCTGAACATGAAATAGACACCATAGGGCATTATAAAGGAAGCTTCGTAGGAATAGCAGCAGACACTGGATTTCTTCCAAAACCTGAATTTACCATTCCCAAGGCTGAGCCACAGACCGCAACCGTAATTTCCAACACAGATCCCGAAGGACAGGGAAGAGTACAGGTAAGATTTGACTGGCAGACGAATGATACCACCCATTTTATCCGTATGATGAGCCCGGATGCCGGAGGAACAGATCAGATTACTCAAAACCGCGGGTATGTAGCCATTCCCGAAGTGGGAGACCAGGTGATGGTGAATTTTGTGCACAGCCATCCGGACAGGCCTTTCGTGATGGGAGGAATGTTTCATGGAGGAATTGCTTTAGGCGGTGGGGTTAATAATCACTTGAAATCTATCCAGACCAGAAGCGGAATCCGAATTTTAATGAATGACGAAGAAGGAAGCGTAACCATCCTTGATCCAAGTGGAAATACTTATTACATGGACGGACAGGGAAATATCAGCATGAAAGCTCCTAAAAACTTTACTTTAAATGCTGGTGACAATATCAATATCACCGCAGGAAAAGAAATCTCGATAGGTGCAGGAGCAAGCATTACCAGCACAGCCAACGATAATATTGTTTCCATAGCAGGAAAAGATATGAAACTTACAGCATCAGGAGACATTACGGAAACCTCCGATACCAGAACGGAAATGATTGAAAAGGAATTCAGGAGACAATCTGAAATTTCCAACGAAATAGCAGGGGAAATTTCCATGTTCAGCGAACTGGAAAATATGACCATGCAGAGCGGAAAGATCGTAGAATTCAACAGTGCTGAAAAATCAAAACTTTTCTGA
- the tssD gene encoding type VI secretion system tube protein TssD, with the protein MAGNSRGILKFNGGEGQKLLKLNYSVSRSTDVSGRVASDPSNALIKITIEATEKSDVLESLLNSKYKPTHGEIQFNKSHEEGTLISLKWENGYVIQHEVDFDAIDSNNMLISFVVSAESITYGNSFYDGLWPMS; encoded by the coding sequence ATGGCAGGAAATTCAAGAGGAATCTTAAAATTTAATGGAGGTGAAGGTCAGAAGTTATTAAAGCTTAACTATAGCGTATCAAGATCTACAGATGTATCAGGGCGTGTAGCTTCTGATCCGTCAAACGCATTGATCAAAATAACCATTGAAGCAACAGAAAAATCTGATGTTTTGGAAAGCTTGTTAAACAGCAAATATAAACCTACCCACGGAGAAATCCAGTTTAATAAATCTCACGAAGAAGGAACACTCATCTCTTTGAAGTGGGAAAACGGATATGTCATTCAGCATGAAGTAGACTTTGATGCCATAGACAGCAACAATATGCTGATCAGCTTCGTAGTAAGTGCTGAAAGCATTACCTATGGAAATTCATTCTATGACGGGCTTTGGCCAATGAGCTAG
- a CDS encoding DUF2752 domain-containing protein yields the protein MDINDFMLTCPSKKYLGVECLGCGAQRAVVLVLEGKFAEAFQMYPAVYTLLVLFFTLGLSFIDKKRKYGHVLMVMIIVNLIIMVIGYVYKHH from the coding sequence ATGGATATTAATGATTTCATGCTTACCTGTCCCAGCAAGAAATATCTGGGAGTAGAATGCCTGGGATGTGGTGCCCAGCGGGCTGTTGTATTGGTATTGGAAGGAAAGTTTGCAGAAGCTTTTCAAATGTATCCTGCTGTGTATACTTTATTGGTATTGTTTTTTACTTTAGGGCTGAGCTTTATCGATAAAAAGAGAAAATATGGTCATGTTTTAATGGTGATGATCATCGTTAACCTCATTATTATGGTAATCGGGTATGTGTACAAACATCACTAG
- the namA gene encoding NADPH dehydrogenase NamA, producing the protein MLYTPIEFRNVVLKNRWVMSPMCMYSCEDGEANDFHFVHYGSRSQGGTGLLIVEATGVEPKGRITNHCMGIWNDEQAEKLQRIVEFVHQNSESKIGIQLAHAGRKGSTWNNLQISLEEGWETVAPSPLPYHPTERIPHVLTTDEVKEQVQNFKKAARRAVDAGFDVIEIHGAHGYLIHQFLSPLSNIRTDEYGGSFENRIRFLLEIVDAVNEELNEDTALFVRISGTEYAENGWDIQSSVELAKILKQHAVDLVDVSSGGNIHGAKIPVFEGYQVPLSSQVRNQAEVKTGAVGLITKVEQAEEILQKGEADLIFVAREILRNPYIAVQGSFEMKEDCFFPHQYTRAKISS; encoded by the coding sequence ATGTTATACACACCAATAGAATTCAGAAATGTAGTGTTGAAAAACAGATGGGTAATGTCACCCATGTGTATGTATTCATGTGAAGACGGAGAAGCCAACGACTTCCATTTTGTACACTACGGAAGCCGATCGCAGGGCGGTACAGGGCTGTTGATCGTAGAAGCTACCGGAGTAGAACCTAAAGGAAGAATTACCAACCACTGTATGGGGATCTGGAATGATGAACAGGCTGAGAAACTTCAAAGAATTGTAGAATTTGTCCATCAAAACTCAGAAAGTAAAATAGGAATCCAGCTGGCTCATGCCGGAAGAAAAGGCTCTACATGGAATAATCTCCAGATTTCTCTGGAAGAAGGTTGGGAAACCGTTGCGCCAAGTCCTCTTCCGTATCACCCTACAGAAAGAATTCCGCATGTACTTACTACAGATGAGGTAAAAGAACAGGTACAGAATTTTAAAAAAGCTGCCCGAAGAGCCGTAGATGCCGGTTTTGATGTTATTGAAATTCACGGAGCACACGGATATCTGATCCACCAGTTTTTATCGCCTCTCTCTAATATCAGAACAGATGAATATGGAGGAAGTTTCGAAAACAGAATCAGATTTCTTCTGGAAATTGTAGATGCTGTTAATGAAGAGCTGAATGAAGATACGGCGCTTTTTGTAAGAATTTCAGGAACAGAATATGCCGAGAATGGCTGGGATATCCAAAGCAGCGTAGAATTGGCAAAAATTTTAAAGCAACATGCTGTAGACCTTGTAGATGTATCCAGTGGCGGCAATATTCATGGCGCAAAAATCCCTGTTTTTGAAGGTTATCAGGTTCCTCTTTCATCACAGGTGAGAAACCAAGCTGAAGTGAAAACAGGAGCAGTAGGACTAATTACTAAAGTGGAGCAGGCTGAAGAAATCCTTCAGAAAGGAGAAGCAGACCTGATTTTTGTCGCAAGAGAGATTTTAAGAAATCCATACATAGCGGTTCAGGGATCTTTTGAAATGAAAGAAGACTGCTTTTTCCCTCATCAGTATACCAGAGCCAAAATCTCATCGTAA
- a CDS encoding cytidine deaminase — protein MKKDIQISYEYFKNSSELSDIEKQLFERAKEARENAYAPYSQFLVGCSVLLENGEIYSGNNQENAAYPSGLCAERTTVFWVAANFPDVKIKKIFVVGGPKEFHEKNPPIPPCGACRQSLIEYETKQNENIDLYFSSMNEEVVKVHAVKDLLPFYFDSTFL, from the coding sequence ATGAAAAAAGATATACAGATCAGTTACGAATATTTTAAAAATAGCAGTGAACTGAGCGATATAGAAAAACAATTATTTGAAAGAGCCAAAGAGGCTCGTGAGAATGCTTATGCTCCGTATTCTCAGTTTCTGGTAGGATGTTCCGTATTATTGGAAAACGGTGAAATCTATTCCGGAAACAATCAGGAGAATGCAGCTTATCCTTCCGGGCTTTGCGCAGAAAGAACAACTGTTTTTTGGGTAGCCGCCAATTTTCCGGATGTGAAAATTAAAAAGATTTTTGTAGTAGGAGGTCCGAAAGAATTTCACGAAAAGAATCCTCCAATTCCTCCCTGTGGGGCCTGCCGCCAGAGTCTGATTGAATACGAAACCAAGCAGAATGAAAACATTGACCTCTATTTTTCAAGTATGAATGAAGAGGTGGTAAAAGTGCATGCGGTGAAGGACCTGCTTCCTTTTTATTTTGACTCTACGTTTTTGTAA
- a CDS encoding barstar family protein has protein sequence MKTVYIDFTDIGDYEDFYEQLREKIQLPEHFGDNLDALFDTITGGLEMPLHLEFVNMTVDQLEIFEDLLTTLEDAEEEVEEFSFSYYLEQYEDDEDDVESEE, from the coding sequence ATGAAGACAGTATATATAGATTTTACAGACATAGGTGACTATGAAGATTTTTACGAGCAGCTGAGGGAGAAAATTCAGCTTCCTGAGCATTTTGGTGATAATCTTGATGCCCTTTTTGACACCATCACCGGTGGTCTGGAAATGCCGCTGCATTTAGAATTCGTGAATATGACGGTAGATCAGCTTGAGATTTTTGAAGATCTGCTGACCACCCTGGAAGATGCTGAAGAAGAAGTGGAAGAATTTAGTTTCAGCTATTATCTGGAGCAATACGAAGATGATGAAGACGATGTAGAATCTGAAGAATAA
- a CDS encoding Zn-dependent protease, whose translation MKNSRFLYLLSFLLLIFSCSEKKNTINKKTEKPALTILIQPFKDINESTVAKVTEGIKKVYPNVKVLDAIDFPANTYYKERNRYRADSIIKLLSKETKEGFVTIGLTTKDISATRGKIKDFGIMGLGYTPGKACVASNFRLSRENRDEQFFKIAIHELGHTQGLPHCPEKMCFMRDAEGKNPTNEETDFCKKCKTFLINKNWKFSSI comes from the coding sequence TTGAAAAATAGTAGATTTCTTTATCTTTTAAGTTTTTTACTTCTGATCTTTTCATGTTCGGAAAAGAAAAATACCATAAATAAAAAAACGGAAAAACCTGCCTTAACAATACTTATACAGCCATTTAAAGATATTAATGAGAGTACTGTAGCAAAAGTAACCGAAGGTATAAAAAAGGTATACCCGAATGTAAAAGTTCTGGACGCCATAGACTTTCCGGCGAATACTTATTATAAAGAGAGAAACCGTTATAGAGCTGATTCAATCATTAAATTGTTAAGTAAGGAAACAAAAGAAGGATTTGTTACCATAGGCCTCACTACAAAAGATATCAGTGCTACCAGAGGAAAAATCAAAGATTTCGGAATCATGGGATTGGGGTATACACCCGGGAAAGCCTGTGTAGCTTCAAACTTCAGGCTGAGCAGAGAAAACCGGGACGAGCAGTTTTTCAAGATAGCCATTCATGAGCTGGGCCACACACAAGGGCTGCCACACTGCCCTGAAAAAATGTGTTTTATGAGAGATGCGGAAGGAAAAAATCCTACGAATGAAGAAACGGATTTCTGCAAAAAATGCAAAACCTTTTTAATCAATAAAAATTGGAAATTTAGTTCAATATGA
- a CDS encoding ribonuclease domain-containing protein, translating to MNGKIRSVFFICLGLLFGMGSMYIYKNFIEKKKDQSASVTTENVSYGSTSLDGDASIRNSSDQVSIDQLTEEKTVINYVKKNHQLPEYYITKNEARKQGWDPSRGNLCDVLPGKAIGGDKFGNREGRLPDGETYFEADVNYHCGGRNADRIIYTRNGDVYLTKNHYKSFEKQ from the coding sequence ATGAACGGTAAAATAAGATCTGTATTTTTTATATGCCTGGGACTTCTTTTCGGCATGGGGAGCATGTATATCTACAAAAACTTTATTGAAAAAAAGAAAGATCAGTCAGCTTCTGTAACAACTGAAAATGTGAGCTACGGCAGTACCTCTTTGGATGGGGATGCCAGTATCCGAAATTCATCGGATCAGGTTTCCATAGATCAGCTTACAGAAGAAAAAACGGTGATAAACTATGTTAAGAAAAATCATCAGCTTCCGGAGTATTATATCACGAAAAATGAAGCAAGAAAGCAGGGCTGGGACCCTTCCAGAGGAAATCTTTGTGACGTACTTCCGGGAAAAGCTATTGGCGGAGATAAATTCGGAAACAGGGAAGGGCGTCTGCCGGATGGAGAAACATATTTTGAAGCAGATGTAAACTACCATTGCGGCGGAAGAAATGCTGACCGTATTATCTATACTCGGAATGGTGATGTATACCTTACCAAAAACCATTATAAAAGCTTTGAAAAACAGTAA
- the nadE gene encoding NAD(+) synthase: MQTQKVIDHIVSWLKDYATKARVNGYVIGVSGGVDSGVVSTLAAMTGLKTLLIEMPIRQKADQVDRAQDHMNDLKSRFPNVETMSVDLTPAFEELYKTFDVKDDLYSNEKLAFANTRSRLRMLTLYYYGQLNGLLVCGTGNKVEDFGIGFYTKYGDGGVDVSPIADLYKTEVYELAKGLNLIKSIQEAIPTDGLWDVDRTDEQQIGATYPELEKIQKEYGTKTAEDYEGRDKEVFLIFDRMHKAAKHKMDPIPVCDIPEEWRSK, encoded by the coding sequence ATGCAGACACAAAAAGTGATAGATCATATTGTAAGCTGGTTAAAAGATTATGCAACAAAAGCAAGAGTAAACGGATATGTAATCGGGGTTTCCGGAGGGGTTGATTCCGGAGTGGTTTCTACGCTGGCAGCAATGACCGGGCTGAAAACATTACTCATAGAAATGCCGATCCGCCAGAAAGCAGATCAGGTAGACCGGGCACAGGATCATATGAATGACCTTAAATCCAGATTTCCCAATGTAGAAACAATGTCAGTAGATCTGACGCCTGCTTTTGAGGAACTGTACAAAACTTTTGATGTAAAAGATGACCTGTATTCTAACGAAAAACTGGCTTTTGCCAACACAAGATCCCGACTGAGAATGCTTACCCTGTATTATTACGGACAGCTGAACGGACTTCTGGTTTGTGGAACAGGCAATAAAGTGGAGGATTTCGGAATCGGTTTTTATACAAAATATGGCGACGGCGGAGTAGATGTTTCTCCCATCGCTGATCTTTATAAAACGGAAGTATATGAACTTGCCAAAGGGCTTAATCTGATCAAAAGCATTCAGGAAGCAATTCCTACTGACGGTCTTTGGGATGTGGACAGAACGGACGAGCAGCAGATCGGAGCTACTTATCCTGAACTGGAAAAAATCCAGAAAGAATACGGAACCAAAACTGCCGAAGATTATGAAGGAAGAGATAAAGAAGTGTTCCTGATCTTCGACAGAATGCATAAAGCCGCAAAACATAAAATGGATCCTATTCCGGTTTGTGATATTCCGGAAGAATGGAGAAGTAAATAA
- a CDS encoding GNAT family N-acetyltransferase, protein MITIRQEDKKDYQKVFQLTEEAFRDIEYSDHQEQFLVEKLRGSDAFIPQLSLVAEDENGTIAGHILFTKIEITNEKESFDSLALAPVSVKPEFQNQGIGAKLILEGHHIAKGLGYESVILIGHEKYYPRFGYKKTSNFGISFPFDIPEENGMALELVKDGLKDKKGVVKYPYEFGID, encoded by the coding sequence ATGATAACGATAAGACAGGAAGATAAAAAAGACTATCAGAAGGTATTTCAGCTCACAGAAGAGGCTTTCAGGGATATAGAATACAGTGATCATCAGGAACAGTTTTTGGTTGAAAAACTAAGGGGTTCGGATGCCTTTATCCCGCAGTTATCATTAGTAGCAGAGGATGAGAACGGTACGATTGCCGGACATATTCTTTTCACAAAAATTGAAATTACCAATGAAAAAGAATCATTTGATTCCCTGGCTTTGGCTCCTGTTTCCGTAAAACCCGAATTTCAGAATCAGGGAATCGGAGCAAAACTGATTCTTGAGGGACATCATATCGCAAAAGGACTGGGATATGAATCCGTGATCTTAATTGGGCACGAAAAATATTATCCGCGCTTTGGTTACAAAAAAACAAGTAATTTTGGGATTTCTTTTCCATTTGATATTCCTGAAGAAAACGGAATGGCTCTAGAATTGGTAAAAGACGGATTAAAAGATAAAAAAGGAGTGGTGAAATACCCTTACGAATTTGGAATAGACTAA